One Tetrapisispora phaffii CBS 4417 chromosome 2, complete genome genomic region harbors:
- the RPA49 gene encoding DNA-directed RNA polymerase I subunit RPA49 (similar to Saccharomyces cerevisiae RPA49 (YNL248C); ancestral locus Anc_1.112) codes for MSNENIKVDGYQNEVSAVVGNFFKGCAIPEDTKFDLYENKKSKDGKYVIHGQNKRLEYEGASDELVSQSNQYVVGVFNPEKKKVELYRVPLLKSKVISKSSKNLAGPKIKSDETRMSVLRNKLGEAFGTKKAKKAITDLEKNRIDADKLAGSAIDIVASVRTAAKDLPTRAELQESLSNDRPTPLANVDATDVEQVYPIHNIISKKELAFIRVGPLMKEDDSEKKLEMLPYTKSHYISKKLESISQSENMTKMQLLYYLSLLLGVYDSRRVNNRVKLMERLNSPPDAIVDGIFDKFTILRASHFGKSKDRSFFIDPQHEDKLLCYILAIILHLDNFIVEISPLAQELNIKPSRLVNLFRILGCIVKGATVSQAEAFGIPKSTASTYKIATLKVPFRLPEMVRRGRGPQR; via the coding sequence ATGTCTAAcgaaaatattaaagtcGACGGTTACCAGAACGAAGTTTCTGCTGTGGTTGGTAACTTTTTCAAAGGTTGTGCTATCCCTGAAGATACCAAATTTGACTTATATGAAAACAAGAAGTCTAAAGATGGCAAATACGTCATTCACGGTCAGAATAAGAGATTGGAATATGAAGGTGCTTCAGATGAGTTGGTCAGTCAATCAAATCAATATGTTGTAGGTGTTTTCAATCCTGAGAAAAAGAAAGTCGAATTATACAGAGTCCCATTGTTAAAGTCCAAAGTCATTTCAAAATCTAGTAAAAACTTAGCTGGTCCAAAGATTAAAAGTGATGAAACCCGTATGTCTGTGTTGAGAAACAAATTAGGTGAAGCATTTGGTACCAAGAAAGCCAAGAAAGCTATCACAGACCTTGAAAAGAATCGTATTGATGCGGATAAATTAGCTGGATCTGCGATCGATATTGTGGCATCAGTGAGAACCGCTGCCAAGGACTTGCCAACTAGAGCTGAATTACAAGAATCTCTTTCAAATGATAGACCAACTCCATTGGCCAATGTTGATGCCACTGATGTTGAACAAGTCTATCCAATCCACAACATAATATCTAAGAAGGAATTAGCCTTCATTCGTGTTGGTCCATTAATGAAAGAAGACGATtcagaaaagaaattggAGATGCTCCCATACACAAAGTCACATTATATATCCAAGAAACTGGAATCTATTTCGCAATCTGAAAACATGACGAAAATGCAATTATTATACTATCTATCCTTATTGCTAGGTGTTTACGATAGTAGAAGAGTCAATAACAGAGTTAAATTAATGGAGAGATTAAACTCTCCACCAGATGCTATAGTCGATGGTATTTTCGATAAATTCACAATTTTAAGAGCTAGTCACTTTGGTAAATCAAAAGATCGCTCATTTTTCATTGATCCTCAACatgaagataaattacTCTGTTATATTTTAGCTATCATATTACATTTAGATAACTTTATCGTCGAAATTTCTCCTCTAGCAcaagaattaaatataaaaccATCAAGATTAGTCAATCTGTTCAGAATATTAGGTTGTATCGTTAAAGGTGCTACTGTCTCTCAAGCAGAAGCTTTTGGCATTCCAAAGAGTACCGCTTCTACATATAAAATTGCTACCTTAAAGGTTCCATTCAGGTTACCGGAAATGGTTAGAAGAGGTAGAGGTCCACAACGTTAA
- the CRS1 gene encoding cysteine--tRNA ligase (similar to Saccharomyces cerevisiae YNL247W; ancestral locus Anc_1.115), with protein sequence MCLVKYISKRIMSSSAPKIVQPKWHVPGATSSPDKRVLKLYNSLTRSKVEFIPRSGTKEVSWYSCGPTVYDASHMGHARNYVSIDINRRILQDYFGYNVNFVQNVTDVDDKIILRARQNYLFDKFVESNQTIDDTVVKKVMDSLLQYISKKLKQEDIKTIDEYKVWMKSVDVEQKKIEDPKFPMHVTAINNAVRALSNVNDKEFYPLVKDVFVPLLDKELGSTIKDPEVFRKLPAYWEDQFNNDMAKLNVQFPDVTTRVSEYIPEIITFIEKIIANGYAYATSDGSVYFNTSKFDKAENHHYAKCQPWNKGQLDLINDAEGSLSNFSDLNGKQSASDFALWKASKPGEPEWQSPWGKGRPGWHIECSVMCSYILGENIDIHSGGVDLAFPHHDNELAQSEAHFDNDQWINYFLHTGHLHIEGQKMSKSLKNFITIDEALKSYSPRQLRLAFSSVQWNNQLDFKESLINEVKSTETAFNNFFANVRALNNDYKNNLAAADDYIPKRVGNLEIQLLKDLKEAQEKVDIAFCDNLSTPQVIKALNDLISVSNTYISTSGSNIKIEPVLSVCKFITKIVGVLGFPIRSDSLGWEEPSTSSTNGGASVEETVMPYVQVLAKFRDSVRSMAIDKTDLNEFLKLTDKIRDEELLNLNIALDDRNGQSSLVKFLSDKEKADMIKFNSEKLAKEQEKLAKKLAQQKLNEAKEKERMEKAKVAPEDMFKTDAYTEWDAQGLPTKDKEGNEVTKSMTKKLRKQWDQQKKLHDEYLSK encoded by the coding sequence ATGTGTTTGgtgaaatatataagtaaAAGAATTATGTCATCAAGCGCTCCAAAAATTGTTCAACCAAAATGGCATGTCCCAGGTGCTACTAGTAGCCCAGATAAGCGTGTGCTTAAATTGTACAACTCGTTGACTAGAAGTAAAGTTGAGTTTATTCCAAGATCTGGTACTAAGGAAGTTTCCTGGTATTCCTGTGGTCCTACTGTTTATGATGCCTCTCATATGGGTCACGCAAGAAACTATGTCTCCATCGATATTAATAGAAGAATTTTACAAGATTACTTTGGTTACAATGTTAATTTTGTTCAAAACGTTACAGATGTTGATGATAAGATTATCTTAAGGGCAagacaaaattatttgtttgaCAAATTTGTTGAGAGTAATCAAACTATTGATGATACCGTTGTCAAAAAAGTTATGGATTCCTtattacaatatatttccaaaaaattaaaacaagaaGATATCAAAACCATAGATGAATATAAAGTATGGATGAAATCAGTCGATGTTGAGCAGAAGAAGATTGAAGATCCTAAATTTCCAATGCATGTAACTGCTATCAATAATGCAGTTAGAGCTTTATCAAATGTTAATGACAAAGAATTTTATCCATTAGTAAAAGATGTTTTTGTTCCATTACTAGACAAAGAATTAGGTTCTACGATTAAGGACCCGGAAGTTTTCCGTAAATTGCCAGCTTACTGGGAAGATCAATTCAACAATGATATGGCTAAGTTAAATGTGCAATTTCCAGATGTCACTACTAGAGTATCTGAATACATTCCAGAAATTATTacatttattgaaaaaattatagcGAACGGGTATGCTTATGCAACCTCTGATGGTTCCGTTTATTTCAATACTTCTAAATTTGACAAAGCTGAGAATCATCACTATGCTAAATGTCAACCTTGGAACAAAGGACAATTAGACTTAATCAATGACGCAGAAGGTTCACTAAGTAACTTTTCTGACTTAAATGGTAAACAATCAGCTAGTGATTTTGCCTTATGGAAGGCCTCTAAGCCTGGTGAGCCAGAATGGCAATCCCCATGGGGTAAAGGTAGACCTGGTTGGCATATCGAATGTTCCGTGATGTGTAGTTACATTTTAGGTGAAAACATCGATATCCATTCAGGTGGTGTTGATTTAGCTTTCCCACATCatgataatgaattagCACAATCTGAAGCACATTTTGATAACGATCAATGGATCAATTACTTTTTACATACTGGTCATTTACACATTGAAGGTCAAAAAATGTCTAAAtctttgaagaattttatTACTATTGATGAAGCTTTAAAAAGTTATTCACCAAGACAGTTAAGATTAGCATTTTCTTCTGTGCAATGGAACAACCAACTGGATTTTAAAGAGAGTTTAATCAATGAAGTCAAATCAACAGAAACTGccttcaataatttttttgcaaATGTTAGAGCTTTAAACAAtgattacaaaaataatttagcTGCTGCAGACGATTACATACCAAAGAGAGTAGGCAATCTTGAAATTCAATTACTAAAAGATTTGAAAGAAGCTCAAGAGAAAGTTGACATTGCTTTCTGTGACAATTTATCTACTCCACAAGTCATTAAGGCATTGAATGATTTAATCAGTGTCAGCAATACTTATATTTCTACGTCAGGTTCTAACATTAAAATCGAGCCAGTCTTATCTGTCTGTAAATTCATTACCAAAATTGTAGGTGTATTAGGTTTTCCAATCCGTTCTGATTCTTTAGGTTGGGAAGAGCCATCAACATCTTCAACTAATGGAGGTGCTAGTGTTGAAGAAACTGTTATGCCATACGTCCAAGTCTTGGCTAAATTCAGAGATTCAGTTCGTTCTATGGCCATTGACAAAACTGACTTGAAcgaatttttaaaattaactGATAAGATCAGAGACGAGGAgttattgaatttgaacATTGCATTAGATGATAGAAATGGACAAAGTTCTTTAGTGAAATTCTTATCAGACAAAGAAAAAGCTGATATGATCAAATTTAACAGCGAAAAATTGGCTaaagaacaagaaaaattagCCAAGAAATTAGCACAAcagaaattaaatgaagccaaagagaaagagagaATGGAAAAGGCTAAAGTTGCCCCAGAAGATATGTTCAAGACCGACGCATACACCGAATGGGACGCTCAAGGTTTACCAACTAAGGATAAAGAAGGTAACGAAGTCACAAAATCCATGACCAAAAAATTGAGGAAACAATGGGACCAACAGAAGAAACTTCACGATGAGTATTTgtcaaaataa
- the TPHA0B04180 gene encoding uncharacterized protein (similar to Saccharomyces cerevisiae YJR098C; ancestral locus Anc_1.114) has product MVELAPPENKINSNLDNGIEINIAKKARHVGSDLGKDRRHPNKSEKKHEKISNSEASRIIGGADVRSSASRKQNNDIEFNALSDADSDSEVQSEESVDDVAESLESYSGESICSNANSDVNSEELELHPFESHKIFSFQLPFGGKSNTSTMSKLKSILTTPLPEFGESSELQVRKARVKEKLRRQESISTIEEQILFRDAKGMGNVRSMAIKESLHMGSLKNTIRTISNDFHRITGDTSVPELDRIETIFDELEGDLVIMGGYRGSILRDKKTGRRVWIPIKTALNLREEDLLIGPTKNDEMQEEDKIKPDDMLKNVGPIDVSRKLIKRLRSSGKLHVEEFGYDWRLSLDIPAKHLLDKLQSLYDTQVEKKGVYIVAHSMGGMVTHKVLQTHTHLIRGVIYVGCPSQCPNILGPIRFGDEVMINKKILSPEANFFMRSSFSFLPIDGRCFVDKKQKKRYDLDFFDPDVWVELGLSPLVNKKRKEYFGELKSTESVTSLTGFNTYLSGSQKLIQTLNPMKLLKSVTSSEDLVEDIQEESFEFKTSYEDSYSYLKRTLAETKDFLNSLNYIPEKKYPPLAIVYGNKVPTVRGAKVNGLDDIKEGRYFDFYYGPGDGVVHHKWLLPERRGFPVDAKIPSRAGHVSLMTDMKAMGKAFIALVDNEKVAKKHK; this is encoded by the coding sequence ATGGTTGAACTAGCTCCTCCGGAAAATAAGATTAATTCCAACTTAGACAATggaattgaaataaatatagcTAAGAAGGCCCGTCATGTTGGTTCTGATTTGGGTAAAGATAGAAGACATCCTAATAAAAGTGAGAAGAAACATGAGAAAATCAGTAATAGTGAGGCATCTAGAATTATAGGAGGTGCTGATGTGAGATCTTCCGCATCTCGAAAACAGAATAATGACATCGAATTTAATGCTTTATCAGATGCTGACTCAGATTCAGAAGTTCAATCTGAGGAATCTGTGGATGATGTTGCGGAATCTCTTGAATCGTATAGTGGTGAGTCCATCTGTTCCAATGCCAATAGCGATGTTAATAGTGAAGAACTTGAATTGCATCCTTTTGAATCTCACAAAATATTCTCTTTTCAATTACCGTTTGGTGGTAAAAGTAATACTTCTACAATGTCGAAACTGAAGTCAATATTAACCACTCCTCTTCCAGAGTTTGGAGAAAGCAGCGAATTGCAAGTGAGGAAAGCAAGAGTCAAGGAAAAATTAAGAAGACAAGAATCCATTTCAACAATTGAAGAGCAGATATTATTCAGAGATGCAAAGGGGATGGGTAATGTCAGATCAATGGCAATTAAAGAATCACTACACATGGGGTCGCTCAAGAACACTATTagaacaatttcaaatgatTTTCATAGAATTACAGGTGATACTTCTGTACCCGAACTAGATAGAATAGAGACtatttttgatgaattagaaGGAGATCTAGTCATTATGGGCGGTTATAGAGGAAGCATATTGAGAGATAAAAAGACTGGAAGAAGAGTTTGGATTCCAATTAAAACAGCATTAAACTTACGTgaagaagatttattaattggGCCAACTAAAAATGACGAAATGCAAGAGGAGGACAAAATTAAACCTGATGACATGTTAAAGAATGTTGGTCCAATCGACGTATCGAggaaattaattaaaagaCTTCGAAGCAGCGGGAAACTTCATGTAGAAGAATTCGGATATGATTGGAGGCTATCACTTGACATACCGGCAAAACATCTATTAGATAAATTACAATCTTTATATGATACACAAGTAGAGAAGAAGGGTGTTTACATTGTAGCTCATTCAATGGGTGGTATGGTAACACATAAAGTTTTACAAACACATACTCATTTAATTAGAGGGGTAATATATGTCGGATGTCCTAGTCAATGTCCTAATATATTAGGTCCTATTCGATTTGGTGATGAAGTAAtgattaataaaaagatattaagCCCCGAAGCAAATTTCTTCATGAGAAGTAGTTTTTCGTTCTTACCAATTGATGGACGTTGTTTTGTAGAtaagaaacagaaaaagaGATACGACCTAGATTTCTTTGATCCCGATGTATGGGTGGAACTTGGTTTATCCCCATtagtaaataaaaagagaaaagaatatttcGGTGAACTAAAATCTACCGAATCTGTAACTTCTTTAACTGGCTTCAATACGTATTTGAGTGGATCTCAAAAACTTATTCAAACATTGAATCCTATGAAATTACTAAAGTCAGTGACTTCTTCTGAGGATCTTGTTGAAGATATACAAGAAGAATCGTTTGAATTCAAGACTTCATATGAAGATAGCTATTCTTATTTGAAGAGAACTCTCGCAGAGACAAAGGACTTTTTAAAtagtttaaattatattccaGAGAAGAAATATCCTCCTTTAGCCATAGTGTATGGTAACAAGGTTCCGACAGTCCGTGGAGCAAAAGTGAATGGTTTAgatgatattaaagaagGCCgttattttgatttttattatgGGCCGGGTGATGGTGTAGTTCATCACAAATGGCTTCTTCCTGAAAGAAGAGGCTTTCCTGTTGACGCTAAGATTCCTTCAAGAGCAGGTCATGTTAGTTTAATGACAGATATGAAAGCAATGGGTAAAGCTTTTATTGCACTAGTAGACAACGAAAAGGTAgcaaaaaaacataaataa
- the SUI1 gene encoding translation initiation factor eIF1 (similar to Saccharomyces cerevisiae SUI1 (YNL244C); ancestral locus Anc_1.118): protein MSIENLKSFDPFADTGDDETATSNYIHIRIQQRNGRKTLTTVQGVPEEYDLKRILKVLKKDFACNGNIVKDSEMGEIIQLQGDQRAKVCEFMITQLGMQKKNIKIHGF, encoded by the coding sequence ATGTCTATCGAAAACTTGAAATCCTTTGACCCTTTCGCCGACACTGGTGATGACGAGACTGCTACTTCAAACTATATTCATATTAGAATCCAACAAAGAAACGGTAGAAAAACTCTGACCACCGTCCAAGGTGTGCCTGAGGAGTACGATCTGAAGAGAATCTTGAAAGTTCTGAAGAAAGACTTCGCCTGTAACGGTAACATCGTCAAGGACTCAGAAATGGGTGAAATCATTCAACTACAAGGTGATCAAAGAGCAAAAGTCTGCGAGTTTATGATCACTCAACTAGGAATgcaaaagaagaatatcAAGATTCATGGTTTCTAA
- the CWC25 gene encoding U2-type spliceosomal complex subunit CWC25 (similar to Saccharomyces cerevisiae CWC25 (YNL245C); ancestral locus Anc_1.117), with the protein MGSGDLNLLKSWNPKLVKNREKVWVKEKELINEELKLKERQLELQKEKELDELVGAKTRALDWMYNDPLASSQTQNNDYLLGKKKLDASVVKKDSSTEELKKDPTTNLVSQRQKFDYSLDDPMSAINKAKRKQIKKKNGKKQPKVHKQ; encoded by the coding sequence ATGGGTAGTGGTGATTTGAATCTATTAAAGTCTTGGAACCCCAAACTAGTCAAAAATAGAGAGAAAGTTTGGGTTAAAGAAAAGGAACTTATTAATGAGGAGTTGAAATTGAAGGAAAGACAGTTAGAACTACAGAAGGAGAAAGAACTCGATGAGCTAGTGGGCGCTAAGACAAGAGCGCTAGATTGGATGTATAATGATCCTCTAGCGTCTTCACAAACTCAGAATAATGATTATTTACTAggtaaaaaaaaattggatGCTTCAGTAGTTAAAAAAGATTCAAGTACTGAGGAGTTGAAGAAAGATCCAACAACAAACCTTGTGTCACAGAGGCAAAAATTCGATTATTCATTAGACGATCCAATGAGTGCCATCAATAAGGCAAAGAGgaaacaaattaaaaagaagaaCGGTAAGAAACAACCAAAAGTTCATAAACAATAA
- the JJJ3 gene encoding Jjj3p (similar to Saccharomyces cerevisiae JJJ3 (YJR097W); ancestral locus Anc_1.113) yields the protein MTGYTLRVSHYEVLGVTTDSTLMDIKRAYKEKLLNVHPDKNKGQAPKSNTYSVNQIQEAYGVLAEQTLRTQYDASLELIQKANGFYNNGEGLDEYSLDGFRFNEETLLYSIDCPRCKTKDGMHISEKLLERHVDENDLSDDGYLVLIQCVSCSLWIKVNFEQGETDEE from the coding sequence ATGACTGGATATACTTTAAGAGTCTCGCATTACGAGGTTTTGGGTGTCACCACAGATTCGACACTGATGGATATAAAGAGGGCGTACAAGGAGAAACTCCTGAATGTACATCCTGATAAAAACAAGGGTCAGGCTCCTAAGTCAAATACGTACTCAGTCAACCAGATTCAAGAGGCATATGGTGTTTTAGCTGAACAAACGTTGAGAACACAATACGATGCTAGTTTGGAGTTGATTCAAAAGGCCAATGGTTTTTACAATAATGGGGAAGGGCTGGATGAGTATTCACTAGACGGATTTCGTTTCAATGAAGAAACGCTTCTATACAGCATAGATTGTCCACGTTGTAAAACTAAAGACGGTATGCACATTTCAGAAAAACTACTTGAACGACATGTCGATGAAAATGATCTTTCCGATGATGGTTACTTAGTGTTGATACAGTGTGTATCATGCAGTCTGTGGATAAAAGTTAATTTTGAACAGGGAGAAACAGATGAGGAATAG
- the VPS75 gene encoding Vps75p (similar to Saccharomyces cerevisiae VPS75 (YNL246W); ancestral locus Anc_1.116), with translation MSDDVIESKAFLQLAESELKVDQIEKDVEEYRLSKMKPLYVERDLIIEKIPDFWKIVLSQHSDFANYLRASDFTYVDCIEDVKVNWETVDKFSITIKFSGIEGDFEAQTVTKHFSRQRVIDDGNTGRKGNEEEEEEEEGELLSSEVVDIKWPNKYDKINPDKIEDKKSNEGKKNYRTGMKSLFAWFRWTGLKPGKEFPHGDSFVTLFVEDLYPYCVKYYTEAQRDLEDENDDTGSEGHSSEGELELENDDEPPAKKTKI, from the exons ATGAGTGA CGATGTAATTGAATCAAAAGCGTTCTTGCAACTAGCAGAATCTGAGTTGAAGGTTGATCAGATAGAGAAAGATGTTGAAGAGTATAGATTGAGTAAGATGAAACCGTTGTATGTTGAGAGAGATTTGATCATAGAGAAGATTCCGGATTTTTGGAAAATTGTATTATCACAACATTCTGATTTTGCCAACTATTTGAGAGCATCAGATTTCACATATGTTGATTGCATTGAAGATGTCAAAGTGAACTGGGAAACGGTAGATAAATTTAGTATAACTATTAAATTCAGTGGTATTGAAGGTGATTTTGAAGCTCAGACTGTTACCAAGCACTTCTCAAGACAAAGAGTGATCGATGACGGAAACACTGGCAGAAAGGGAaacgaagaagaagaggagGAGGAGGAAGGTGAGCTACTGAGCAGTGAAGTTGTGGATATCAAATGGCCAAACAAGTATGATAAGATAAACCCTGACAAAATCGAGGACAAGAAGTCCAATGAAGGGAAGAAGAACTATAGAACCGGTATGAAGAGTTTATTTGCATGGTTCAGATGGACTGGTTTAAAACCTGGCAAAGAATTCCCACATGGTGATTCATTTGTAACGTTGTTTGTCGAGGACCTGTATCCTTACTGTGTGAAATATTACACTGAAGCCCAACGTGATTTAGAAGATGAGAATGACGATACTGGTAGCGAAGGTCACAGTAGTGAAGGTGAACTTGAATTAGAGAATGATGACGAGCCACCAGCTAAAAAAAcgaaaatataa